The proteins below come from a single Caulobacter flavus genomic window:
- a CDS encoding response regulator transcription factor, which produces MAEITLIDDDENIVASVSLALESHGHTVKAYYDGVSGLEAVESNPPDLVILDVKMPRMDGMEVLRRLRQSSETPVIMLTSKDDEIDEILGFNLGADDYMHKPFSQRLLLERVKAVLRRARPDEEDPAAPGPAGAAGSKVMKRGKLTLDPARHDSLWDGKPVRLTVTEFLLLQSLAQRPGFVKSRDNLMDAAYDDQVYVDDRTIDSHIKRMRKKFRQVDPEFDSIETLYGVGYRYREA; this is translated from the coding sequence TTGGCCGAGATCACGCTCATCGACGACGACGAGAACATCGTCGCTTCGGTCTCCCTGGCCCTGGAGAGCCACGGCCACACGGTGAAGGCCTATTACGACGGCGTCTCTGGACTGGAGGCGGTGGAAAGCAATCCGCCGGACCTCGTGATCCTCGACGTCAAGATGCCGCGCATGGACGGCATGGAAGTGCTGCGCCGCCTGCGCCAGTCCTCCGAGACGCCGGTCATCATGCTGACCTCGAAGGACGACGAGATCGACGAGATCCTCGGCTTCAACCTCGGGGCCGACGACTACATGCACAAGCCGTTCAGCCAGCGCCTGCTGCTCGAACGCGTGAAGGCCGTGCTGCGCCGGGCCCGCCCCGACGAGGAAGACCCGGCCGCGCCCGGTCCGGCCGGCGCCGCGGGCTCCAAGGTCATGAAGCGCGGCAAGCTGACGCTCGACCCGGCCCGCCACGACAGCCTGTGGGACGGCAAGCCGGTGCGCCTGACGGTCACCGAGTTCCTGCTGCTGCAGTCGCTGGCCCAGCGCCCCGGCTTCGTGAAGAGCCGCGACAACCTGATGGACGCCGCCTACGACGATCAGGTCTATGTCGACGACCGCACCATCGACAGCCACATCAAGCGGATGCGCAAGAAGTTCCGCCAGGTGGACCCCGAGTTCGATTCCATCGAAACCCTGTATGGCGTCGGCTACCGCTACCGCGAAGCCTGA
- a CDS encoding PTS sugar transporter subunit IIA produces MIGLVIVTHGRLAEEFVSAMEHVVGPQTAVKAICIGPEDDMERRRSDILKACAAVDDGAGVILLTDMFGGTPSNLAISVMEQTRAEVIAGLNLPMLIKLASVRTRDDLDACVAHAQEAGRKYISVASYVLAGEK; encoded by the coding sequence ATGATCGGGCTCGTGATCGTCACGCACGGGCGTTTGGCGGAGGAATTCGTTTCCGCCATGGAGCATGTGGTGGGGCCGCAGACCGCGGTGAAGGCCATCTGCATCGGGCCGGAAGACGACATGGAGCGTCGCCGGTCGGACATCCTGAAGGCCTGCGCCGCCGTCGACGACGGCGCGGGGGTCATCCTGCTGACCGACATGTTCGGCGGCACGCCCAGCAACCTGGCCATCTCGGTGATGGAGCAGACCCGCGCCGAGGTCATCGCCGGGCTGAACCTGCCGATGCTGATCAAGCTGGCCAGCGTGCGCACCCGCGACGACCTGGACGCCTGCGTCGCCCACGCCCAGGAGGCTGGACGCAAGTACATCTCCGTGGCCTCGTACGTGCTGGCGGGAGAGAAATGA
- a CDS encoding ATP-binding protein, translating into MASATATAKPEARSASGPEAEPRDRRRLTWPRASRLGRLIIGLNLLALAILVVGALVLNELRSGLINARIDSLSTQGELIANIIERAATVGEPEPALDVAAANDILQSFFSGHSQRARLYDGEGRLLADSYLVEDRVEWKVLPPARKSGDNGFRLSLQDKDAKPRALERAKAEFEQEIERARMGETVKQVRLAENGERVVSVSIPIQHVRAVLGVLTVEAGDVDEIIGAERKALLPFVLVAVGAVLVSSVLLHRLVAQPVLRMARAADHVRLEGARAISLPDISRRNDEIGDLSRSLEEMTEALSERMGAIERFAADVAHEIKNPLTSIRSAIETLDLVTEAKARQRLLGILQQDVGRLDRLVTDISNASRLDAELSRELPKAVDLARLLTEATAIYEAQVRGEEPPFSVRVRLTGTPSGAARVMAREIPVGQVFRNLIDNARSFSAGDGEVRVGLVRQNGRLVVTVEDDGPGIPPDNLETIFERFYTSRPKGRAFGGNSGLGLSIARQIVEAHGGRIHAENRQDEAGQVIGARFVVELPEHRDGHAHGHHGRDGHHHHGSRE; encoded by the coding sequence ATGGCGTCGGCTACCGCTACCGCGAAGCCTGAGGCCCGATCGGCCTCCGGGCCCGAGGCGGAGCCGCGCGACCGGCGGCGGCTGACCTGGCCGCGCGCCTCGCGGCTGGGGCGGCTGATCATCGGCCTGAACCTGCTGGCCCTGGCCATACTGGTGGTCGGGGCGCTGGTGCTCAACGAGCTGCGCAGCGGCCTGATCAACGCCCGGATCGACAGCCTCAGCACCCAGGGCGAGCTGATCGCCAACATCATCGAACGGGCCGCCACCGTGGGCGAGCCCGAGCCGGCGCTCGACGTGGCGGCGGCCAACGACATCCTGCAGTCGTTCTTCAGCGGTCATTCCCAGCGCGCCCGCCTCTATGACGGCGAGGGCCGCCTGCTCGCCGACTCCTACCTGGTCGAGGACCGGGTCGAGTGGAAGGTGCTGCCGCCGGCCCGCAAGTCGGGAGACAACGGCTTTAGGCTGTCGCTGCAGGACAAGGACGCCAAGCCCCGCGCCCTGGAGCGCGCCAAGGCCGAGTTCGAGCAGGAGATCGAGCGCGCCCGCATGGGCGAGACGGTCAAGCAGGTGCGCCTGGCCGAGAACGGCGAGCGGGTGGTGTCGGTGTCGATCCCCATCCAGCACGTCCGCGCCGTGCTGGGCGTGCTGACCGTCGAGGCCGGCGACGTCGACGAGATCATCGGCGCCGAGCGCAAGGCCCTGCTGCCCTTCGTGCTGGTTGCGGTGGGCGCGGTGCTGGTCTCCAGCGTGCTTCTGCACCGCCTGGTGGCCCAGCCGGTGCTGCGCATGGCCCGGGCGGCCGACCACGTGCGCCTTGAGGGCGCGCGCGCCATCAGCCTGCCCGACATCTCGCGCCGCAACGACGAGATCGGCGACCTCTCCAGGTCGCTGGAGGAGATGACCGAGGCCCTGTCCGAGCGGATGGGGGCCATCGAGCGCTTCGCCGCCGACGTGGCCCACGAGATCAAGAACCCGCTCACCTCGATCCGCTCGGCGATCGAGACCCTGGACCTCGTCACCGAGGCCAAGGCCCGACAGCGCCTGCTGGGCATACTGCAGCAGGACGTCGGGCGGCTGGACCGGCTGGTCACCGACATCTCCAACGCCTCGCGGCTCGACGCGGAACTGTCGCGCGAACTGCCCAAGGCCGTCGACCTGGCTCGCCTGCTGACCGAGGCGACCGCCATCTACGAGGCCCAGGTGCGCGGCGAGGAGCCGCCGTTCAGCGTCCGCGTCCGCCTGACCGGCACGCCGTCGGGGGCGGCGCGGGTGATGGCCCGCGAGATCCCCGTCGGCCAGGTGTTCCGCAACCTGATCGACAACGCCCGCTCGTTCAGCGCTGGCGACGGCGAGGTGCGGGTCGGGCTGGTCCGCCAGAACGGCCGGCTGGTCGTCACGGTCGAGGACGACGGCCCGGGCATTCCGCCCGACAACCTGGAGACCATCTTCGAGCGCTTCTACACCTCGCGCCCCAAGGGGCGGGCGTTCGGCGGAAATTCGGGCCTGGGCCTGTCGATCGCACGCCAGATCGTCGAGGCGCACGGCGGCCGGATCCATGCCGAGAACCGCCAGGACGAGGCCGGCCAGGTGATCGGCGCGCGGTTCGTGGTCGAACTGCCCGAGCATCGCGACGGACACGCCCACGGCCATCACGGCCGTGACGGCCACCATCACCACGGAAGCCGCGAGTGA
- a CDS encoding EthD family reductase, with protein sequence MAFISIVYPARDGARFDHDYYAQTHIRMVREALAETGLLDARVYRGVSALDGGPAPFVAMAHLTFRDEAAMRACLDSPVAPALHADVANFTDIAPVIEIYAAG encoded by the coding sequence ATGGCCTTCATCAGCATCGTCTATCCGGCCCGCGACGGCGCCCGCTTCGACCACGACTACTACGCCCAGACCCACATCCGCATGGTGCGCGAGGCCTTGGCGGAGACCGGTCTGCTGGACGCCCGGGTCTATCGCGGGGTGTCGGCCCTGGACGGCGGCCCCGCGCCGTTCGTGGCGATGGCGCACCTGACCTTCCGGGACGAGGCGGCCATGCGCGCCTGCCTGGACAGCCCCGTCGCGCCCGCCCTGCACGCCGACGTGGCCAACTTCACCGACATCGCGCCGGTCATCGAGATCTACGCGGCGGGCTGA
- a CDS encoding HPr kinase/phosphorylase: MIRHAGLVARRVGGTWRGVLIEGASGAGKSDLALRALAAGFRLVADDRVVTFVSEGRLFGRAPDPLKGLTEVRGFGIVPEPALPFAEIALVVRCVDDPSGVERLPPPRTERLLGLDLPAFELWPLEPAAPAKIARMLEHLGVAP; encoded by the coding sequence GTGATCCGTCACGCGGGCCTGGTGGCCCGCCGCGTCGGCGGAACCTGGCGCGGCGTGCTGATCGAGGGCGCCTCGGGCGCCGGCAAGAGCGACCTGGCGCTGCGGGCGCTGGCGGCGGGCTTTCGGCTGGTGGCCGACGACCGGGTGGTGACCTTCGTCTCGGAGGGGCGGCTTTTCGGCCGCGCCCCCGACCCGCTGAAGGGGCTGACCGAGGTTCGCGGCTTCGGGATCGTGCCCGAACCGGCCCTGCCGTTCGCCGAAATCGCCCTGGTGGTGCGCTGCGTCGACGATCCGTCCGGCGTCGAACGCCTGCCGCCGCCCCGCACGGAACGCCTTCTGGGGCTGGATTTGCCGGCTTTCGAGCTGTGGCCGCTCGAACCCGCCGCGCCCGCGAAGATCGCCAGGATGCTGGAGCATCTTGGAGTCGCCCCCTAA
- a CDS encoding alpha/beta hydrolase, producing the protein MQQPTEIIVLSDGPANVVEGAWPDRTIDQVTRAELHAFRVNAPKGRVLVCAGGGYLRLMHDREGVEAALWLNGLGYDAYVLAHRLPGAARSDGGVHPLDIALTDGQAALAAIPGDLPRFVLGLSSGGHLAGTLACQPGTDLSGVLIGYAPINANHRDYKAPAGKPDYPPAEKQAFYDAWPIGIAAQPHGVPACPVFLAYALLDEAVPVEHALNFVRTARDLKLDLDAHVFGKAPHGFALRELAGTHGSWPDLAAGWMAKKVG; encoded by the coding sequence GTGCAGCAGCCGACCGAGATCATCGTCCTCAGCGACGGCCCGGCCAATGTCGTCGAAGGCGCCTGGCCGGACCGCACGATCGACCAGGTCACGCGGGCCGAGCTGCACGCCTTCCGCGTCAACGCGCCCAAGGGCCGGGTGCTGGTCTGCGCCGGCGGCGGCTATCTGCGGCTGATGCACGACCGCGAGGGCGTCGAGGCCGCGCTGTGGCTGAACGGCCTGGGCTACGACGCCTATGTGCTGGCCCACCGCCTGCCGGGCGCGGCGAGGAGCGACGGCGGCGTCCATCCCCTCGACATCGCCCTCACCGACGGGCAGGCGGCGCTGGCGGCGATCCCCGGCGACCTGCCGCGCTTCGTGCTGGGCCTGTCGTCGGGCGGCCACCTGGCCGGAACCCTGGCCTGCCAGCCGGGAACGGACCTCTCGGGCGTGCTGATCGGCTACGCCCCGATCAACGCCAACCACCGCGACTACAAGGCCCCGGCCGGCAAGCCCGACTACCCGCCGGCGGAGAAGCAGGCCTTCTACGACGCCTGGCCGATCGGGATCGCGGCCCAGCCGCACGGCGTTCCGGCCTGCCCGGTGTTCCTGGCCTACGCCCTGCTCGACGAGGCCGTGCCGGTCGAGCACGCGCTGAATTTCGTCAGGACCGCCCGCGACCTGAAGCTGGACCTCGACGCCCACGTGTTCGGCAAGGCCCCGCACGGCTTCGCCCTGCGCGAACTGGCCGGCACGCACGGGTCGTGGCCGGATCTGGCGGCGGGATGGATGGCGAAGAAGGTGGGCTGA
- a CDS encoding EthD family reductase, translating into MAVFTVLYPARDGARFDHDYYKAVHIPLAEKAFGPTGLTDSRIFRGVPGPDGSPPPFVAMVHLTFRDAAALQASLGGPEAPAIQADVANFTDITPVIQISVEP; encoded by the coding sequence ATGGCCGTCTTCACCGTCCTCTATCCCGCCCGCGACGGCGCGAGGTTCGATCACGACTACTACAAGGCGGTGCACATCCCGCTGGCCGAAAAGGCCTTCGGCCCGACGGGCCTGACGGACTCCAGGATCTTCCGCGGCGTGCCCGGGCCGGACGGCTCGCCGCCGCCGTTCGTGGCCATGGTGCATCTGACCTTCCGCGACGCCGCGGCCCTGCAGGCTTCGCTGGGCGGCCCCGAGGCTCCCGCGATCCAGGCCGACGTCGCCAACTTCACCGACATCACGCCGGTGATCCAGATCAGCGTCGAGCCGTAG
- a CDS encoding HPr family phosphocarrier protein: MSQTAAATVEIINERGLHARASAKFVKLASGFDAEVKVAREGSSVDARSIMGLMMLAAGIGSTIDIAAEGPEAEAAVDALVELVGNRFDEER; the protein is encoded by the coding sequence ATGAGTCAGACGGCGGCGGCGACGGTCGAGATCATCAACGAGCGCGGGCTGCACGCCCGGGCCTCGGCCAAGTTCGTCAAGCTGGCCTCCGGCTTCGACGCCGAGGTCAAGGTCGCCCGCGAGGGCTCCAGCGTCGACGCCCGCTCGATCATGGGCCTGATGATGCTGGCCGCCGGCATCGGCTCGACCATCGACATCGCCGCCGAAGGCCCCGAGGCCGAAGCCGCCGTCGACGCCCTGGTCGAACTGGTCGGCAACCGCTTCGACGAGGAGCGGTAG
- a CDS encoding M16 family metallopeptidase — protein sequence MKLFASAAVAALLLANPVLAQAAPKPAAKVTGQLAQLPDVDIPYTKFTLANGLTVIVHEDHKAPIVAVNVWYHVGSKNEPKGRTGFAHLFEHLMFNGSENFNDDWFKALEKLGATDMNGTTNEDRTNYFQNVPTAALDQVLWLESDRMGHLVGAIDKAKLDEQRGVVQNEKRQGQNQPYGQVWDVITASTYDADHPYGHTVIGEMEDLDAASLDDVKNWFKQYYGPANAVLVLAGDITPAEAKAKAEKYFGDIPSGPPVMRQKAWVAKRTGSQRAEMQDRVPQSRIYKVWNVPPYGSADAAYLNLLGDVLVSDKTSRLYQRLVYTDQIATNVGAGVSESEIGSQFVVTLTVKPGGDVAAVEKAFDEEFQRLLRDGPTPEEVAKVRTLNLSNFVRGVERIGGFGGKSDILAESQVYLGSPDAYKVGLERIRGATAAQLQAAGKAWLSDGDFTLTVTPFPTYSTTAGVDRKTMPEAGPTKAPAFVKLERATLSNGVKVILAERHETPQIHLGMLFDAGVAASAGDKAGLTGITTSMLTEGTKNRDGLTISRELAQLGAGIGSGSGQDFTQVTLNTLTTTLDPALAIYADVLKNPAFKPEDLDRLKKQAIAGVQQAKQNPQAMSSRILPVLTYGPGSPYGQLTTEASLASISRDDLVRFQTTWLQPKGATLVVVGDTTMQALLPKLEAQLGGWTGAPTKTKAPVQAPPSKGAVYLIDKPGAQQSVIAAGNLLPPRDPNDQAALDAFNTLFGGDFVSRLNMNLREDKHWSYGAFSGVRDARGSRLFLIRAPVQTDKTAESFTEARKELTDIIGPRPVTPAELAKAQNSLTLSMPGNWETGDAVADSIGELVNYSLPDGYFDEYPADVRAVTVESATAAAKKAIKPDELVWVIVGDRAVIEPKLKALKLDIKVIDADGKPVQ from the coding sequence ATGAAGCTGTTCGCCTCCGCCGCCGTCGCGGCGTTGCTCCTCGCCAACCCGGTGCTCGCGCAAGCCGCGCCCAAGCCCGCGGCCAAGGTCACCGGCCAGCTGGCCCAGCTGCCCGACGTCGACATTCCCTATACGAAGTTCACCCTGGCCAACGGCCTGACGGTGATCGTCCACGAGGACCACAAGGCCCCGATCGTGGCGGTGAACGTCTGGTACCACGTCGGCTCCAAGAACGAGCCCAAGGGGCGCACCGGCTTCGCGCACCTGTTCGAGCACCTGATGTTCAACGGCTCGGAGAACTTCAACGACGACTGGTTCAAGGCGCTGGAGAAGCTGGGCGCCACCGACATGAACGGCACCACCAACGAGGACCGCACCAACTACTTCCAGAACGTGCCGACCGCGGCCCTGGACCAGGTGCTGTGGCTCGAGAGCGACCGCATGGGCCATCTCGTCGGCGCCATCGACAAGGCCAAGCTCGACGAGCAGCGCGGCGTCGTCCAGAACGAGAAGCGCCAGGGTCAGAACCAGCCGTACGGCCAGGTCTGGGACGTGATCACCGCCAGCACCTACGACGCCGACCACCCCTACGGCCATACGGTCATCGGCGAGATGGAAGACCTCGACGCGGCCTCGCTGGACGACGTCAAGAACTGGTTCAAGCAGTACTACGGCCCGGCCAACGCCGTGCTGGTCCTGGCCGGCGACATCACCCCCGCCGAAGCCAAGGCCAAGGCCGAGAAGTACTTCGGCGACATCCCCTCGGGCCCGCCGGTCATGCGCCAGAAGGCCTGGGTGGCCAAGCGCACCGGCAGCCAGCGCGCCGAGATGCAGGACCGCGTGCCGCAGTCGCGCATCTACAAGGTCTGGAACGTACCGCCCTACGGCTCGGCCGACGCCGCCTACCTGAACCTGCTGGGCGACGTGCTGGTGTCGGACAAGACCTCGCGCCTGTACCAGCGCCTGGTCTACACCGACCAGATCGCCACCAATGTCGGCGCCGGCGTGTCGGAAAGCGAGATCGGCAGCCAGTTCGTCGTCACCCTGACGGTCAAGCCGGGCGGCGACGTGGCCGCCGTCGAGAAGGCCTTCGACGAGGAATTCCAGCGCCTGCTGCGTGACGGCCCGACGCCCGAGGAAGTGGCCAAGGTCCGCACCCTGAACCTCTCGAACTTCGTGCGCGGCGTCGAGCGGATCGGCGGCTTCGGCGGCAAGTCCGACATCCTGGCCGAGAGCCAAGTCTATCTGGGCTCGCCCGACGCCTACAAGGTCGGGCTCGAGCGCATCCGCGGCGCCACGGCGGCCCAGCTGCAGGCGGCCGGCAAGGCCTGGCTGAGCGACGGCGACTTCACCCTGACGGTGACGCCGTTCCCGACCTACTCGACCACGGCCGGCGTCGACCGCAAGACCATGCCCGAAGCGGGCCCGACCAAGGCCCCGGCCTTCGTCAAGCTCGAGCGCGCCACCCTGTCGAATGGCGTCAAGGTGATCCTGGCCGAGCGCCACGAGACCCCGCAGATCCATCTGGGCATGCTGTTCGACGCCGGCGTCGCCGCCAGCGCCGGCGACAAGGCGGGCCTGACCGGCATCACCACCAGCATGCTGACCGAGGGCACCAAGAACCGCGACGGCCTGACCATCAGCCGCGAACTGGCCCAGCTGGGCGCCGGCATCGGTTCGGGCAGCGGCCAGGACTTCACCCAGGTGACGCTGAACACCCTGACCACGACGCTGGACCCGGCCCTGGCCATCTATGCCGACGTGCTGAAGAACCCGGCCTTCAAGCCCGAGGACCTCGACCGCCTGAAGAAGCAGGCCATCGCCGGGGTGCAGCAGGCCAAGCAGAACCCGCAGGCCATGTCGAGCCGCATCCTGCCGGTGCTGACCTACGGTCCGGGCTCGCCGTACGGACAGCTGACCACCGAGGCCTCGCTGGCCTCGATCAGCCGCGACGACCTCGTGCGCTTCCAGACCACCTGGCTGCAGCCCAAGGGCGCGACCCTGGTGGTGGTTGGCGACACCACCATGCAGGCGCTGCTGCCGAAGCTGGAAGCCCAGCTGGGCGGCTGGACGGGCGCGCCGACCAAGACCAAGGCCCCCGTGCAGGCCCCGCCGAGCAAGGGCGCCGTCTACCTGATCGACAAGCCCGGCGCCCAACAGTCGGTGATCGCCGCCGGCAACCTGCTGCCGCCGCGCGACCCGAACGACCAGGCCGCGCTCGACGCGTTCAACACCCTGTTTGGCGGCGACTTCGTCTCGCGCCTGAACATGAACCTGCGCGAGGACAAGCACTGGTCGTACGGCGCCTTCTCGGGCGTGCGCGACGCCCGCGGCTCGCGCCTGTTCCTGATCCGCGCGCCAGTGCAGACCGACAAGACCGCCGAGTCGTTCACCGAGGCCCGCAAGGAGCTGACCGACATCATCGGTCCGCGCCCGGTCACCCCGGCCGAACTGGCCAAGGCCCAGAACAGCCTGACCCTGTCGATGCCCGGCAACTGGGAGACCGGCGACGCCGTGGCCGACTCGATCGGCGAACTGGTCAACTACAGCCTGCCCGACGGCTATTTCGACGAGTATCCCGCCGACGTGCGGGCTGTGACGGTCGAAAGCGCCACGGCGGCCGCCAAGAAGGCGATCAAGCCGGACGAGCTGGTCTGGGTGATCGTCGGCGACCGCGCCGTGATCGAGCCCAAGCTCAAGGCTCTGAAGCTCGACATCAAGGTGATCGACGCCGACGGCAAGCCGGTCCAGTAG